The following proteins are co-located in the Callithrix jacchus isolate 240 chromosome 10, calJac240_pri, whole genome shotgun sequence genome:
- the SLC25A45 gene encoding solute carrier family 25 member 45 isoform X3 yields MVRIYRHESLLGFFKGMSFPIASIAVVNSVLFGVYSNTLLLLTATSHQERRLQTPSYMHIFLAGCTGGFLQAYCLAPFDLIKVRLQNQTEPRAQLGSPRPRYLGPMHCAASIFREEGPRGLFRGAWTLTLRDTPTVGIYFITYEGLCHQYTPEGQNPSSATVLVAGGFAGIASWVAATPLDVIKSRMQMDGLRRKVYRGVLDCMLRVSSPMVGMSPAAMTAAAHQAHVPEASLRLEVRRKAYSLQFSARGSALTDPLCSWP; encoded by the exons CTCCTGGGCTTCTTCAAGGGAATGAGCTTCCCCATCGCCAGCATAGCTGTGGTCAACTCTGTTCTCTTCGGGGTCTACAGCAACACCCTGCTGCTGCTCACGGCCACCTCCCACCAGGAGCGGCGGCTCCAGACGCCCAGCTATATGCACATCTTCCTAGCGGGCTGCACTGGGGGGTTCCTGCAG GCCTACTGCCTGGCTCCTTTCGACCTCATCAAAGTCCGGCTACAAAACCAGACAGAGCCAAGGGCCCAGCTGGGGAGCCCCCGACCCCGGTACCTGGGGCCGATGCACTGTGCAGCCTCCATCTTCCGGGAGGAGGGGCCCCGGGGGCTGTTCCGAGGAGCCTGGACCCTGACACTGAGGGACACTCCCACGGTGGGGATCTACTTCATCACCTATGAAGGGCTCTGCCACCAGTACACACCAGAAGGCCAGAATCCCA GCTCAGCCACCGTGCTGGTGGCAGGGGGCTTTGCAGGCATCGCCTCCTGGGTGGCAGCCACGCCCTTAGATGTGATCAAGTCCCGGATGCAGATGGATGGCCTGAGACGAAAAGTGTACCGGGGGGTGCTGGACTGCATG CTACGAGTATCTTCTCCGATGGTGGGGATGAGCCCTGCGGCAATGACAGCAGCTGCCCATCAGGCCCATGTCCCAGAGGCCAGTTTGAGATTGGAGGTCAGGAGGAAAGCCTACAGCTTGCAATTCAGTGCAAGAGGCTCAGCCCTTACGGATCCTCTGTGTAGTTGGCCTTGA